TTTTTCCTTCTTAGATAATGGAGCTTCCCATAATGCAAAACACAATTCAGCACTCATTACTATTTGCTCAACAGAATATCAAAGGTCCAGCTAGCACACCAAGCCTGAACAGGAGAGGATGAAAGTTAAAACTGACAATAAAATGCACAGGCAGCACTCTGCGCCACAAGCACAAAGTAATCTGCGTGTGGCAGCAGTTAATCCTCTTAATCTGATGAAGCGGGGCAAGCCTTGCAACATTTGTTCCTTGCCTTGACGCTGCACCATGATCAATGCCGTATCCAATGTGTAGGTATTTTTTCCTTAATGAACTTGCAAGTTCATGAAATCTTGCACGTAGGCAGAACATAGGTTCATGTAGATCTTACTAGGCCTAACTCATGGAATTGACCCAAAGACAAGTGACACAACTATTGATcccaaaaagggtcagcaatttTTTTATAGAACTCCTCCCAGTTTAGCTCGCTCGATCCTAGTGTTTGCCAAGTGGCGCGTGAAGAATTCTGGCCAATCCATCTCAAAAGGGATGGCCATCACGACAATGCCGCGGAACCAGTTGGTGACCGCCTGCATTGCCCCTGTTTGGAGATCTACAATGTACATGTCTTCTTGATTGTCCTTGACGAGCAGTATGCCACTCGTCTGACCCACACACACGCACTGCGCCTGGTCGATCTTGCCACGCTTGGGTCGTTGTAACTTGATCATCTTGGTGCGATGCCAGTGCCCTGTGTTGCTGTCTCCACTCATGGGGTCAATCCGGCGTGTCCAGATCTCTAGCATGAAGCATTTCCCGTCCAAGCGAAGCAAGCATGGCGTCCCATCATTGTTGACTCCAAGCAGTGGCTGAGTTTGGTCCGGTGTGACTGGGAGCCTTGTCAAGGTCATCTCTGTGGTCCTAGCGCACACACTGAGTGCGTACAAGTTGGACGCATTCTTGAAGAGCCAATGCGCAATGCCACCGTGGCACACGACAGCGGTGGTCTGCTGAGACACGACACGCGTGTCGTCATCCTCCAAAGAGTCATAGCACTCCCTAGGCGTGCTCCAGCTCGAGCTCGACTCCGTCGTGGAAGTGAACACATGGAGACTGTGCCGTGGCTCATCTCGATCGCCGCCGATGATTAGCACTTTGAAGAAGGACCACGACGTCGCCCCTCGCGTTTCGTCCGGGCAACAATCGGCACGGGTCAGAAGGGCGCATCCTTCTATTTGGAAAGGTCTGTCGCTCTTCAACTCAGGCAGGTCACGGCCTTTGCCGGCGATTGGATCGTACAATGCCAGGTTCATGGTCTTCTCGTATCCATTGGTGGGTTCGTTTAGTGGGACGAAGCGCAGAACAAGAAGGCCACGGCGCGAGGTGAGCACCGCTGCCTGGCTGTCTGGAGGCCAAGGGCATGTGAGGAAGCTGTAGCGTTCTCCGAGGGAGCACCATGGCACCGGGGTGAAGGGCGGCATGGGCGCAGCCGTAGAGTCCCCTTCTGTTGGTTCTTCACGGGGCTGTTGCACGGCGAAGAGGCCGAGCAGGGAGGACAGGTGGCTCACGCCCTCCGgccagcggcggcggaggaaagacggctcggcgatgaggaggcggcaTCGCTTGCACGTCGCGGCGCAGCGGAAGAGGTCTGCCACATCCGGCACGCGCACCAGGatctccaccaccacgtcgtccggCAGCGTCTCCAGCGATCCTTCTCCACTAGGGCCGGCGCGCGGTGTACCTGCGAGCGAGCGACGTGCGATCGTGCCTTTCTTCTCCATTGGGTCTTTATCTTTCCAGAGATTTGATCCTTCCCGTATTGTTTTGCATGAGCTAATCCCGGACCTCTGGTACACAACTTTTTTTTTAGATCATTCTGGTACAACTCTTTTTCTTGAGAAGACTACCCAGCATGACGTGCGTGATACCCTGGTCTAAAGTATTTGGATTAAGATATTTGTTTCCCTGCTGAGTTAGGTTGTTCAGATTTGCGTGGATTAACAACCTACTGCTATCCGTTGGCACAGTGGTTTTCTCTTTCAGTAATTTTACCAAAACTTCGAAAACTTCAGTCATTTAACTAGTAAAATAAAATAATTGCCTAACTTCAAGCCAAACTATTTCGGCAATTACAGTAGCACACGCAAAGTCAAATACTTCTcaaattatttttaaaattttcagACCAAAATCAAATTCTGCTGGAACTTTTGGCCGAAATTAATGACAGCCAAAATCACAGAAATTCAATGAAATCTAGTGATTTCGCATGTGGATTGAATAGTTTTGAAACTGAAATGCAAAACCATGGCTAGAACTGGCTCATCACATTCAGGTGACGGCTCATTCTCTCATGTCATATCAATTAGCTGGATGAA
This DNA window, taken from Triticum aestivum cultivar Chinese Spring chromosome 1D, IWGSC CS RefSeq v2.1, whole genome shotgun sequence, encodes the following:
- the LOC123160371 gene encoding uncharacterized protein — translated: MEKKGTIARRSLAGTPRAGPSGEGSLETLPDDVVVEILVRVPDVADLFRCAATCKRCRLLIAEPSFLRRRWPEGVSHLSSLLGLFAVQQPREEPTEGDSTAAPMPPFTPVPWCSLGERYSFLTCPWPPDSQAAVLTSRRGLLVLRFVPLNEPTNGYEKTMNLALYDPIAGKGRDLPELKSDRPFQIEGCALLTRADCCPDETRGATSWSFFKVLIIGGDRDEPRHSLHVFTSTTESSSSWSTPRECYDSLEDDDTRVVSQQTTAVVCHGGIAHWLFKNASNLYALSVCARTTEMTLTRLPVTPDQTQPLLGVNNDGTPCLLRLDGKCFMLEIWTRRIDPMSGDSNTGHWHRTKMIKLQRPKRGKIDQAQCVCVGQTSGILLVKDNQEDMYIVDLQTGAMQAVTNWFRGIVVMAIPFEMDWPEFFTRHLANTRIERAKLGGVL